One genomic region from Shewanella aestuarii encodes:
- the ppsA gene encoding phosphoenolpyruvate synthase codes for MQQYVLWYQELGMGDVNKVGGKNASLGEMISNLANAGVQVPGGFATTSHAFNEFLEQSGVNQKIYDLLETLDVDDVTALAKAGAQIRQWVIDTPFQPEFEAAVREAYEQLASETSDASFAVRSSATAEDMPDASFAGQQETFLNVKGYDAVILAIKHVFASLFNDRAISYRVHQGYEHQGVALSAGIQRMVRSDKASSGVMFTMDTESGNNDVVFITSSFGLGEMVVQGAVNPDEFYVHKPILAQGHQAVVRRNIGSKLIQMVYSDDASHGKQVKIEDVPAEQRRLFSINDAEVMELAKQAVVIEKHYGRPMDIEWAKDGNDGKLYIVQARPETVRSREDVQLIERYHLKTKGDVICEGRAIGHKIGSGVAKVLASIDDMDQIQPGDVLVTDMTDPDWEPIMKRASAIVTNRGGRTCHAAIIARELGVPAVVGCGNVTDLVGNGEIVTVSCAEGDTGLIYSGKQEFDVVSNRVDSLPDLPMKIMMNVGNPDRAFDFARLPNEGVGLARLEFIINRMIGIHPKALLEFNQQDAALQTEINEMIAGYDSPVEFYIARLVEGIATIASAFYPKKVIVRMSDFKSNEYANLVGGEHYEPEEENPMLGFRGASRYISESFRDCFALECEAIKRVRNQMGLTNVEVMIPFVRTLGEASQVIELLKEQGLERGKDGLRVIMMCELPSNALLADQFLEYFDGFSIGSNDLTQLTLGLDRDSGIISHLFDERNDAVKALLAMAIKAAKAKGAYVGICGQGPSDHADFAAWLVEQGIDTVSLNPDTVIDTWLYLAKEHA; via the coding sequence GTGCAGCAATACGTACTCTGGTATCAAGAATTAGGCATGGGTGATGTAAACAAGGTAGGCGGCAAAAACGCATCCCTTGGAGAGATGATCAGCAATCTTGCCAATGCAGGCGTTCAAGTACCTGGTGGTTTTGCAACTACCTCTCATGCGTTTAATGAATTCCTTGAACAAAGTGGTGTAAATCAAAAAATTTACGACCTGCTAGAAACCTTAGATGTAGATGATGTAACCGCGCTGGCGAAAGCAGGTGCACAGATAAGACAGTGGGTAATTGATACCCCGTTCCAACCAGAATTTGAAGCCGCAGTTCGTGAAGCATACGAGCAGTTGGCTAGTGAAACCTCAGATGCTTCATTTGCAGTGCGTTCATCTGCTACTGCTGAAGACATGCCAGACGCTTCATTCGCGGGACAACAAGAAACCTTCCTAAACGTTAAAGGCTACGATGCTGTTATTTTAGCGATTAAGCACGTATTTGCCTCGCTATTTAATGACCGTGCAATTTCCTATCGTGTACACCAAGGTTATGAACACCAAGGCGTTGCTTTATCAGCCGGTATCCAGCGTATGGTACGTTCAGACAAAGCCTCATCTGGTGTGATGTTCACCATGGATACTGAATCAGGTAATAATGATGTGGTGTTTATCACGTCTTCTTTCGGTTTAGGTGAAATGGTAGTACAGGGCGCAGTGAATCCTGACGAGTTTTATGTTCATAAACCAATTTTAGCGCAAGGGCACCAAGCCGTTGTGCGCCGCAATATCGGCAGCAAGTTAATTCAAATGGTTTACTCTGACGATGCGTCACACGGTAAACAAGTTAAGATTGAAGATGTGCCTGCTGAACAAAGACGTTTATTCTCCATCAATGACGCTGAAGTGATGGAACTTGCTAAACAAGCGGTGGTAATTGAAAAGCATTATGGCCGTCCAATGGACATCGAATGGGCCAAAGATGGTAACGACGGCAAGCTTTATATTGTTCAGGCTCGTCCTGAAACGGTTCGTAGTCGTGAAGATGTTCAGTTAATTGAACGTTATCATTTAAAAACTAAAGGTGATGTGATCTGCGAAGGTCGCGCAATTGGTCACAAAATAGGTAGCGGTGTCGCTAAAGTATTGGCATCAATTGACGATATGGACCAAATCCAACCGGGTGATGTACTGGTAACTGATATGACAGACCCTGATTGGGAACCTATCATGAAACGTGCCAGTGCAATTGTGACAAACCGTGGTGGGCGTACTTGTCATGCGGCAATTATTGCCCGTGAGCTTGGGGTTCCAGCCGTTGTAGGTTGTGGCAACGTAACGGATTTAGTTGGAAATGGTGAGATAGTGACTGTGTCATGTGCTGAAGGTGACACAGGATTAATCTACTCTGGTAAGCAAGAATTTGATGTGGTGTCTAATCGTGTTGACTCGCTACCAGACTTACCAATGAAAATTATGATGAACGTAGGTAATCCAGACCGAGCATTTGACTTTGCGCGTTTACCTAACGAAGGTGTTGGCCTTGCTCGTTTAGAGTTTATCATCAACCGTATGATTGGTATTCACCCTAAAGCGTTACTTGAATTCAACCAACAAGATGCGGCATTACAAACTGAAATCAATGAGATGATTGCAGGTTATGATTCACCTGTTGAGTTTTATATTGCCCGTTTGGTTGAAGGTATTGCCACGATTGCTTCTGCGTTCTACCCGAAAAAAGTGATTGTACGTATGTCAGACTTTAAGTCTAACGAGTACGCAAACTTAGTTGGTGGTGAACATTATGAACCAGAAGAAGAAAACCCAATGTTGGGTTTCCGTGGTGCAAGCCGTTATATCTCTGAATCATTCCGCGATTGTTTCGCGTTAGAGTGTGAAGCGATTAAACGTGTTCGTAATCAAATGGGCTTAACCAATGTTGAAGTGATGATTCCATTTGTTCGTACATTAGGCGAAGCGTCTCAAGTTATCGAACTGCTTAAAGAGCAAGGATTAGAGCGTGGTAAGGACGGCTTACGTGTCATTATGATGTGTGAATTACCGTCAAATGCGCTATTAGCAGATCAGTTCCTTGAGTATTTTGATGGTTTCTCTATTGGCTCAAACGATTTAACTCAGTTGACTTTAGGTTTAGATCGAGACTCTGGCATCATCAGTCATTTATTTGATGAACGAAACGATGCCGTTAAAGCCTTACTGGCAATGGCAATTAAAGCTGCCAAAGCAAAAGGGGCTTATGTCGGTATTTGTGGTCAAGGTCCATCAGATCATGCTGACTTTGCAGCTTGGTTAGTTGAGCAGGGTATCGACACTGTATCCCTTAACCCTGATACTGTGATTGATACTTGGTTATACCTTGCTAAAGAGCATGCATAA
- the ppsR gene encoding posphoenolpyruvate synthetase regulatory kinase/phosphorylase PpsR, whose product MAPKVFYISDGTAITAEVFGHAVLSQFPIKFEALTIPFVETLQRAEKVKQQINDCFITTGERPLVFHSIVNPDIRNVIYSSEGMDYDFLNTFVAPLEQHLGVEAKPVLHRTHGKANHSYEARIDAINFSMENDDGQTMKHMDEADIILLGVSRCGKTPSSLYLSMQFGIKAANYPFTEDDMDNLKLPEALKRNKSKLFGLTIDPMRLHEIRQSRMENSRYSSLRQCRLEVKEVEMLYKKERIPFVNTTNHSVEEIATKILDITGLERHMF is encoded by the coding sequence ATGGCACCAAAAGTATTTTATATCTCAGATGGGACGGCGATCACAGCAGAGGTTTTTGGGCATGCTGTACTTTCGCAGTTTCCCATTAAATTTGAAGCACTTACTATTCCCTTCGTAGAAACCCTGCAACGAGCAGAAAAAGTGAAACAACAAATAAATGATTGTTTTATTACAACAGGTGAAAGACCTTTGGTTTTTCATTCCATTGTGAATCCTGACATTCGCAACGTTATTTATTCATCGGAAGGGATGGATTATGATTTTTTAAACACCTTTGTTGCGCCATTAGAACAACATTTGGGTGTTGAAGCTAAACCCGTTTTGCATCGTACCCATGGTAAAGCCAATCACAGTTATGAAGCCCGAATAGATGCAATTAACTTCTCAATGGAAAATGATGACGGCCAAACCATGAAACATATGGATGAAGCCGACATTATTTTACTCGGGGTTTCGCGTTGCGGAAAAACACCATCTAGTCTGTATTTATCGATGCAGTTTGGTATAAAAGCAGCCAATTACCCATTTACTGAAGATGATATGGATAATTTAAAGTTACCAGAGGCATTAAAACGTAATAAATCGAAGCTGTTTGGCTTAACCATCGACCCGATGCGCTTACATGAAATTAGGCAAAGCCGCATGGAAAATAGTCGTTACTCATCACTAAGACAGTGTCGCCTTGAAGTGAAAGAAGTCGAAATGCTCTACAAAAAAGAGCGAATCCCGTTTGTAAATACCACCAATCACTCTGTTGAAGAAATTGCCACAAAAATACTCGACATTACCGGATTAGAGCGCCATATGTTTTAA
- a CDS encoding 3-deoxy-7-phosphoheptulonate synthase — translation MTIKTDELRTSLLCKVISPAQLASEYPLTQDAADYLVQQRREVEAIISGDDQRLLVIIGPCSIHDTNAALDYAQKLAKLHNELKDDLCILMRVYFEKPRTIVGWKGLISDPDLDGSFSPNKGLRMARHLLQQITELKLPIATEFLDMVNGQYIADLITWGAIGARTTESQIHREMASALSCPVGFKNGTDGNINIAVDAVRAAQVPHIFYSPDKDGAMAVYRTHGNPFGHIILRGGKQPNYEAKDIESVRAQLEKVGISQRMVVDFSHGNSQKNHKNQLKVADSIMSQLRAGSTAVAGIMAESFIIEGNQKVVEGKPLTYGQSITDACLHWEDSEKLLRDLAQASRDRKAILAAK, via the coding sequence ATGACCATCAAAACAGACGAACTTCGTACATCCCTTTTATGTAAGGTAATTTCTCCTGCGCAACTTGCGTCTGAATACCCTCTTACTCAAGATGCCGCAGACTACTTAGTGCAGCAGCGTCGTGAAGTTGAAGCCATTATTTCAGGCGACGACCAACGCTTATTGGTCATCATAGGCCCATGTTCAATTCATGACACCAATGCGGCACTCGATTATGCTCAAAAATTGGCAAAACTACATAATGAATTGAAAGATGATTTATGTATTTTAATGCGAGTTTATTTTGAAAAGCCGCGGACTATCGTTGGCTGGAAAGGCTTAATTTCTGATCCTGATCTTGATGGCAGCTTTAGCCCGAATAAAGGCTTGCGTATGGCGCGTCATTTATTACAACAAATCACCGAGCTCAAATTACCCATAGCAACTGAATTTTTAGATATGGTTAATGGACAATATATTGCCGATCTCATCACTTGGGGCGCGATTGGTGCACGAACTACTGAAAGCCAGATCCACCGTGAAATGGCATCTGCTCTCTCTTGTCCTGTTGGCTTTAAAAATGGTACCGATGGCAATATCAATATTGCAGTTGATGCCGTTCGTGCAGCTCAAGTTCCCCATATTTTCTACTCACCAGACAAAGATGGTGCGATGGCGGTTTACCGAACCCATGGGAACCCGTTTGGCCATATTATTCTGCGTGGTGGTAAACAGCCTAATTATGAAGCAAAAGATATCGAATCTGTGCGCGCTCAGCTTGAAAAAGTGGGAATTTCACAGCGCATGGTAGTCGATTTTAGCCATGGCAATAGCCAAAAGAATCATAAAAACCAACTCAAAGTGGCTGATAGCATTATGAGTCAACTGCGTGCGGGCTCAACTGCTGTGGCGGGGATTATGGCAGAAAGCTTTATCATTGAAGGTAATCAAAAAGTGGTTGAAGGTAAACCACTAACCTATGGCCAAAGCATTACTGATGCCTGTCTGCATTGGGAAGATTCAGAAAAATTACTCCGTGATTTAGCACAAGCATCGCGTGACAGAAAAGCGATTCTGGCTGCCAAGTAA
- the bioD gene encoding dethiobiotin synthase: MVFVTGTDTDSGKTLISSALLHNATGKKCGFKPIASGCEQTVDGLRNSDALALMAQSNMGLSYLQVNPISFKPAIAPHIAAQKVGVSLTAKVVTDHLVASPLLAADFALIEGAGGWRLPLGNGEYLSDSVRELNALIQQDDHTINVGIILVVGMKLGCLNHALLSIEAIKADGLNIIGWVANQVDPNMCEIEANLISLKSLISEPFLGYVPYLANANAQSAAKHIKL, encoded by the coding sequence ATTGTTTTTGTAACCGGAACCGACACTGACAGTGGTAAAACCCTTATTTCATCTGCATTGCTACATAACGCTACGGGAAAGAAGTGCGGTTTTAAACCTATTGCATCAGGCTGCGAGCAAACTGTGGATGGTTTGCGTAACTCTGATGCATTAGCGCTGATGGCGCAATCAAATATGGGATTATCCTATTTACAGGTTAATCCAATTTCCTTTAAACCTGCCATCGCTCCCCATATCGCCGCCCAAAAAGTGGGCGTTTCGCTAACAGCCAAAGTGGTTACAGATCACCTTGTGGCTTCGCCGCTATTAGCTGCTGATTTTGCATTAATAGAAGGTGCTGGTGGATGGCGATTACCCTTAGGTAATGGTGAGTATCTATCTGATAGTGTGCGAGAATTAAATGCCTTAATACAGCAAGATGATCACACCATCAATGTTGGTATTATTTTAGTGGTTGGTATGAAACTGGGTTGCTTAAATCATGCTTTATTATCCATTGAGGCAATCAAAGCCGATGGGCTGAATATAATTGGCTGGGTGGCTAACCAAGTTGATCCTAATATGTGTGAAATTGAAGCAAACCTTATTAGCCTAAAATCATTGATCAGTGAGCCATTTTTAGGGTACGTACCCTATTTGGCAAATGCTAATGCGCAATCAGCAGCCAAGCACATCAAGCTTTGA
- a CDS encoding methyltransferase domain-containing protein gives MLDKTVANTFSNAAKHYKQHDVLQRLTAASLLKHAQLHGHLADIGCGPGTCFKHFDAISEVTAVDIAPGMLTQVQHDYPHYQTLCCDVQALSFDSSSIDSVYSNLALQWCQDFAQAIHQLHRVLKVTGSCHLAIVAQGSLPELTTLGFRTNEFLSLPSMLRAFGIAEIDDQSQMKSDKWLINDAKIEAVTVYFDDLRSLLYSIKGVGASAPNALNQLNLNQPSTVLTKSQWEQKLLLAQRLRTEKGIPLTYQIAFIHAQKCKER, from the coding sequence ATGTTAGATAAAACGGTTGCCAATACTTTCTCGAATGCGGCAAAGCATTATAAGCAGCATGATGTCCTGCAACGATTGACTGCAGCAAGTTTACTTAAACACGCACAGCTGCATGGTCACTTGGCTGATATTGGTTGTGGCCCTGGCACTTGTTTTAAGCATTTTGATGCGATATCCGAAGTCACCGCAGTTGATATTGCGCCAGGCATGCTAACCCAAGTGCAACACGATTATCCGCACTATCAAACTCTGTGCTGTGATGTACAAGCATTAAGTTTTGATTCCAGTTCGATAGATAGTGTTTATTCCAATTTGGCTTTGCAATGGTGTCAAGACTTTGCACAAGCTATTCATCAGTTGCACCGGGTGTTAAAAGTGACTGGCAGCTGCCATTTAGCGATTGTTGCCCAAGGTAGCTTACCCGAGTTAACCACATTAGGCTTTAGAACCAATGAGTTTTTAAGTTTACCCTCTATGCTTAGGGCATTTGGGATTGCCGAAATCGATGATCAATCTCAAATGAAGAGCGATAAATGGCTAATAAATGATGCCAAAATAGAAGCGGTAACGGTATATTTTGACGATTTACGTAGCTTACTTTATTCCATAAAAGGTGTTGGGGCTTCAGCACCGAATGCGCTAAATCAACTAAACCTTAACCAACCATCGACTGTGCTAACTAAATCTCAATGGGAACAAAAGTTGCTGTTAGCTCAACGCTTGCGCACCGAGAAGGGCATTCCATTAACTTATCAAATCGCGTTTATTCATGCTCAAAAGTGCAAGGAGAGATAA
- a CDS encoding aminotransferase class I/II-fold pyridoxal phosphate-dependent enzyme, whose amino-acid sequence MSHPVSTRIAQQMAELNSQGLVRSRRLSCEIHDGVGIVDFSHNDYLGLASEPLLAQALYQGAQLHGVGSKASPLVSGYSKAHQALEQKLCEVTGHQACMLFCSGFSANNALMKTLFTHHDTVIADKLVHASIIDGVQSSGAKLARFVHNDIDSATRLVIKHPNSALVTESVFSMDGDCAPIKQLSDVCQQYNTWLIVDDAHGFGVVNHTLCNASFVDIQVVTFGKALGCQGAAILASQHVIDYLVANSRHYIYSTALSPANAYLALSAINLLESEPQRLEQLNNNIYFFRQLATNAGIALSESITAIQPVIIGSNQQTMAIATLLAQDGFSVGAIRSPTVPKGSARLRITINSNHTQQQITDLVNKLATQLHSAGLL is encoded by the coding sequence ATGTCGCATCCAGTATCGACCAGAATCGCTCAGCAAATGGCTGAGCTTAATTCACAAGGGTTAGTTCGCAGTAGACGTTTGTCATGTGAGATTCATGATGGTGTCGGCATCGTGGATTTTAGTCATAATGATTACCTTGGATTGGCAAGCGAGCCTTTATTAGCCCAAGCACTGTATCAGGGTGCACAGCTTCATGGCGTTGGCAGCAAAGCATCGCCCTTAGTCAGTGGTTACAGTAAGGCTCATCAAGCATTAGAGCAAAAGTTGTGTGAGGTAACAGGGCATCAAGCCTGTATGTTATTTTGCTCCGGCTTTAGCGCTAATAATGCCTTAATGAAAACCTTATTTACCCATCACGATACCGTTATTGCGGATAAATTAGTTCACGCCTCCATTATTGATGGCGTTCAGAGCAGCGGCGCAAAATTAGCTCGCTTTGTGCATAATGATATTGATAGCGCCACTAGGTTGGTCATAAAACACCCTAATAGTGCTTTAGTGACTGAAAGCGTTTTTAGTATGGATGGCGACTGTGCCCCGATAAAGCAATTAAGTGATGTTTGTCAGCAATATAACACTTGGTTAATTGTTGACGATGCCCATGGCTTTGGGGTTGTTAATCACACTTTGTGCAATGCATCTTTTGTGGATATTCAAGTGGTTACATTTGGTAAAGCATTAGGTTGTCAAGGGGCGGCTATTTTAGCCAGTCAACATGTGATTGATTATTTAGTCGCAAATTCACGACACTATATTTATTCAACCGCATTGTCTCCTGCTAATGCTTACCTTGCCTTATCGGCTATTAATCTGCTTGAGTCTGAGCCGCAACGACTTGAGCAATTGAATAATAATATTTATTTTTTTAGGCAATTGGCGACAAATGCCGGTATTGCATTGAGTGAGTCAATCACGGCAATTCAGCCGGTGATTATTGGTAGTAATCAACAAACCATGGCCATTGCGACTCTGTTAGCTCAAGACGGATTTTCTGTTGGCGCGATACGTTCACCGACTGTGCCCAAAGGCAGTGCAAGGCTTAGGATCACCATAAATTCTAACCACACTCAGCAGCAAATTACGGATTTAGTGAATAAGTTAGCAACGCAATTGCACAGTGCTGGTTTACTCTAA
- the bioA gene encoding adenosylmethionine--8-amino-7-oxononanoate transaminase produces MSNSIYPPSLSSTASSQSIDYGFDSEHIWHPYTSMTHALPVYGVVSARDCELTLDDGRTLIDGTSSWWACVHGYSHPVILAAMQQQLTQLSHVMFGGITHQPAIEVSKLLVEMTSPNLTKVFFADSGSIAVEVAIKMALQYWQGQASNSKNKLMTVKRGYHGDTFAAMSVCDPEGGMHTMFGQNVTQQIFIDAPSTAFADRELTETDTMALEKAFATYHQDVAAVIIEPIMQGAGGMRFYAPAYLQKLRQLCDKYQVLLILDEIATGFGRTGKLFAYQHANITADILCLGKALTGGYISLAATLCSDEVAKGISQSPAGVFMHGPTFMANPLACAAAQASLNLIKQNQWQQQVSQIETQLTSELANAITLPQVKDVRVLGAVGVIEMHQQVDTASLQQAFVNLGVWIRPFSNLIYIMPPYTISSCQLTQLTQAMKTVAKNINANNRNINFISHG; encoded by the coding sequence ATGAGCAACTCAATTTATCCTCCATCATTGTCATCAACCGCGTCAAGCCAGTCGATCGATTATGGGTTTGATAGTGAGCACATTTGGCACCCTTACACTTCAATGACTCATGCACTACCGGTTTATGGCGTGGTATCGGCAAGAGATTGTGAATTAACCTTAGATGACGGTCGTACTTTAATTGATGGTACTAGCTCTTGGTGGGCGTGCGTTCATGGCTATAGCCACCCTGTTATATTAGCGGCAATGCAACAGCAACTCACACAACTGAGTCATGTGATGTTTGGCGGTATTACTCACCAGCCAGCCATTGAAGTCAGTAAGTTATTAGTTGAAATGACCAGCCCAAATTTAACCAAGGTATTTTTTGCTGATTCAGGCTCAATCGCTGTTGAAGTCGCCATTAAGATGGCGCTGCAGTATTGGCAAGGACAGGCGAGCAATAGCAAAAACAAATTGATGACCGTTAAACGCGGTTATCATGGAGATACCTTCGCTGCCATGAGTGTTTGTGACCCTGAAGGTGGGATGCATACTATGTTTGGCCAGAATGTGACTCAGCAAATCTTTATAGATGCTCCTAGCACTGCGTTTGCAGATAGAGAATTAACTGAAACGGATACTATGGCACTAGAGAAGGCTTTTGCGACTTATCATCAAGATGTGGCGGCAGTGATCATTGAACCCATCATGCAAGGCGCGGGAGGAATGCGTTTTTATGCACCTGCCTACTTACAAAAACTGCGACAACTATGTGATAAGTATCAAGTGCTATTAATTTTAGATGAAATTGCCACAGGTTTTGGCCGCACTGGTAAGTTATTTGCCTATCAACATGCCAATATCACAGCGGATATTTTATGTTTAGGAAAAGCATTAACCGGCGGCTATATTAGCTTAGCGGCGACATTGTGTAGTGATGAGGTAGCAAAAGGGATTAGTCAATCACCCGCTGGAGTATTTATGCATGGGCCTACTTTTATGGCAAATCCGCTGGCATGCGCAGCAGCTCAAGCCAGTTTAAACTTGATTAAGCAAAATCAGTGGCAGCAGCAAGTAAGCCAAATTGAAACCCAATTAACAAGCGAGTTAGCTAATGCCATCACATTACCGCAAGTCAAAGACGTCAGAGTATTAGGCGCTGTTGGCGTCATTGAAATGCATCAACAAGTTGATACTGCTAGCCTACAGCAAGCATTTGTTAATTTAGGAGTATGGATAAGACCATTTAGCAACCTCATCTATATCATGCCGCCCTATACCATTTCATCTTGCCAACTCACACAACTCACTCAAGCTATGAAAACCGTTGCTAAAAACATCAATGCTAATAATAGAAATATCAATTTCATTAGCCATGGCTAA